The genomic interval TACCGATCTGCGTTTCTTCGATTATCTGGCAGCCAATCCGGGGTACACGCAGCGGTTCATGAACAACATGTCCGTCTACCGCAAGGGACGAGCCAGTTGGATGGATCCCGGTTTCTATCCCGTCGAAGAACGATTGATTGCCGGTCGGAATCCTGATGCGCCTCTGATCGTGGATATCGGGGGCAGTACGGGCCATGATCTGGTGGAATTCGTTCGTAAATATCCGACCGTGGATGCGAAGTTTGTGCTGCAAGATCGAAGCGAAGTCATCGAAAAGGCTCGAACGTCCCTCGATCCGAAGATTGAGCCGCTTGCCCATGACTTTTTCACTGAGCAGCCGGTGAAAGGTAACCATCTCTTTGAAACCCCGTTCGATACCCTACCGATTGTTCTAACCTATGCTTGTAGGAGCCCGGGCCTACTACCTGCATTCCATTATCCATAACTGGCCGGAAGAGAAATCGAGAGAGATTCTTGTGAATCTGGCCAAGGCGTTGAAGCCCGGCTACAGCAAGATTCTGATCCATGATGTCTTGATTCCCGATGTCAATGCGGACTGGCAGGATACGGCCATGGAtgtgatcatgatgatggtgcACGCAGCGCAAGAGCGCACGGTGCCCCAGTGGCACCAGCTGGTTGAATCCGCGGGCCTGAAGATCTCGGCAATTTTCCGGGCGGAGAAGGGAACGGAAGCCTTGATTGAGTGTGAACTCCCATAGAATGCCTatcagtcagtcagtcagttAGTTAGTTCCAAACAGTCGGTGTGCAGAGTATCTCTTGATGATTGGAcccttttcctccttgttcttgatctAGTTCCATCACGAATTCAATAGTTAATTGCATCCCACGACTAGCGCATCCTCCACGCTTATCGATTTCAAAGTTTAGAGAGACCGTCCGTGCACTCTTTTACCTTTTGTCAGAGACTAGCGTTAGGGGCGGAAACTCTACTTTTACTATTCAGCAATACTGTTTTTATGGAGTAAGTGCAGATCAGAACATAACCCAATCAGAGCAAGGAATGATAGCATTCCTTAAGCCAACGCGCACTGCTAAACGCCACTAACCACGTGCTCGGCCGCAATGTAATGAGGGGTACTCTCTGCGCCATCCACCCGATAATGTATCTGCAACGCTCTCGCTAGCACCAGGCACGGTGCGACGCGGTCTAGGCGATCGGTGGGTATAGCAGGGGCGAATGGGTGCAGTGGTATATGGAACAATGTGTGGCTGATCCTTCGTCACCACGAGCACCTTTTGCGACAACTCCATGAGGCTAAAATTACAGGGTTGAAAAACGTGGTACTGTGTATTCCCGTACGGAAGGATCGATGACAATACAACCAAACCCCTGATAAGGGTATGGATAAGCGCGGAACGAGGGGCGTGAGctagtggtggtgggggcATAAGCAGCTGGACGTCACAATCGGCAACTAGACAAAGAAACAACCGGTCGATACAGGGGTTTCTTGCCAGCTGAATTGCTGGCGACCCCCCTGCAGCTCGCATGGAGCTCAGCCGTTGGTTGCCTGAGTGGTGCCACCGTCGCCTCATTTTCCTGTGCTTATTTATTTAACTAACCACTTCATACGgatccccatcatcatcacgatTCTTGTCATCATTTTCGCAGGTCTCCTTATTGGCTCCGTATTGGCTCTCCCTACGAACAGAGCATCCAACATGACATCGAAGACCAGTGGTCCAATGAGTCTGCTCCCCACACCTGGTGGGACGGGCAAAGTAAGCAAGGCGTCcaatgatgttgatggctGTGCTGTGCTCACCCGTGATTGCGAACGGTTGCAATAGGAGGGTGATGACCCATTTGTCGAGTTTGCTTCCCACATGGCGCTCGTGCACAATATCATTATTCGCGGTTACAACAGCATGTACCTCCAAGCGCCGAAACTGAAGCCCGCAGATATCCCGGACTTCCTGCGGTACTGTCACGCATGGTACTTGTTTGTGGTTGGCCATCATGACAGCGAAGAGATGGTGTTGTTCCCCAAAATCGAAGAGGATACAGGGATCAAAGGgatcatggacgaggatACCAAAGAGCATGGTACGTTCGCAAATTGTCACACCAGCCTTTCTCGATCACTCAACTAAACAAACACATGGGGTACAAAAGCTGCTTTTCACGACGGTCTCGAAGAAATGAACACATACGCCGAGACTTGTATCGCCACGCCATCGAAATACAAAGGCGCGGAGTTGGTCAAAATCTTTGATTCTTTTGCGGACGCATTCCATAGCCATCTGGCCAGTGAACCGTTGAAGCTGCTTGCGCTGCAAAAGTATAAAATCGATATGAAGACGCTGGGCGATCATACTACACAGTATGCGCTCCAACGATATTCTACCACGGACGTCCTCCCCATTCTATGGTATAATCTCGACACCAAGTTCGAGGGCGGGAAGTGGGAAACCTTCCCACCGTTACCAGCTCCCGTTAAATGGAGTATGGTTAATATACTGGGCTGGTGGAGAAGCAATTGGTGGCGTTTTAGCAGCTGTGGTGCCAAATTGACATTGAGAGACGAGTTGCTTTGTTTTCGAGAAGATTACTGAGATGAGAGATGAGACTGAGAATTACCGTGCTtcttcattattattatcttttttttcattcttttttctgttcttttccttctgtaTTGAATAAATCACGTTCTAGATGAAGAACCTAAAGTGTACTAAATAAACACAAAGATGGAAACCAAGTCATGCTTCTCAACAGGCACCTTTGTCAGAAAACGTGGGGCTAGTCAACTGTTTTCACCGTTTGGAGCCCCTATTCCAGTCGATGACTGACTGCATCAACTTCCCTACGGGTTCCCGATTGATGATCTCAGTATATCGCTAGGAAAACAGATATATCTTAGGATATGTTGGGATGCCTATTCTTCGCAGGCTACTTTTTCATCGGACACAAAGCCGGGATTCCAATCGATTAATCTATTGGACGAACTAAACCATTACGTTCAATCTCAATCTGGATGTGCCTAACCAAAAGATCAGGACCTATTATTACTACGCTTCTCGACACTCCGCACCAGGAAATCCATTCCCGGTTGGATATACTCGTTCCAACGCCGATCGCCTGGCCTCAAGAACATATCAAACGTATGCGACGTCTCTGGCACCAGCGTCAGCCCCGTGTCGATGCCTTGCTGCTTCGACATCTCATGCAGCGCCACGGACATTTCGACCGGGACGAGCTTGTCGCCAGTGCCGTGGATGAGGTAGGTCGGGATCTGGTAGGTGCCGGCTCGCAcatgatggagaggagaAATCGCCGCCAGCTCGTCTTTGGATGGCATAGACGATAGCGCGTTGCTGTTCGGATCTCCATCGAGACcgcggagaaggagcggaATGGTCAATCCATCGCGCACTGAGTGTAGAACTAGCTCCGACCGCGGATCACCCAGCGACACCCAGCCCTCTTCGGCATGCTTCATGTCCCGAGCGGCAACGTGATACTCCTGCAGCGGCTTTCGCGGCTTTCGTAGTTGCCCGATAATCTCGTCCATACTCATCGTCGGCTCGAGATTTCTCGTTGAGTCATCAATCGAGTTCCACCAATGGCCGGACTCGTAGTCGGTTGGAGGATAGAATGCCAACACCGCGGACGGCGGAGCCACTTGGGCCTGGATTGCCGTCCACCCCAGAGACATTGCCAGATGGCCCCCGGAAGACCAGCCAACGGCGACGATGTTAGATGCGTCGACTTGAAGACCACGTCGATGAGCCAGATTGGGCAGAGTCGATCGAGCCCACCGGAGGCTTTCCAGCACGTCCTGCATCGTCTCCCCGAGGGTGGTCTCCGGGCAAAGTCGATAATTGATGGCCATGGGAACAAAGCCTTGTTCCAGGAGGTATTTGCATTGGTTTGGACGGATGGCTTTCTTGGAGAGCATCATatggccaccaccatggaTCATTAAGGCTAGTACAGAGGTAAATGAAGGAATTAGTTCATGAAGCATAGAATCGCAAAAATGGTATTTGTAATGAGCGTGACACTCACCAATCGATTTAGTACTTTCTGAAGTGTTCTGTTTCGGCCAATAAATATCGACCATCAGATCGAGACCGTCTACGTGCTTGTACGAAACGGTTTCGATATCGACCGTGGAGATACTGCACGACACAGACGCAGACTCCGACAACGCCGCAGTTTGGATCGTGCCTGCGCTCGGTTGGACAGATCCCACCAGCAATTGTTGCATTTGGGACTCCTTGCCATGACCACCTGAGCTGGTGAAGGCCCCAAATCCCGCGTCTCGGAACACCCGGGCCCAGTCGTCCACGGACTGCAGGGCGTAGGAACGACCGTCCTCGAACCGCCACCATCCTTCCAGCAGACCCC from Penicillium psychrofluorescens genome assembly, chromosome: 5 carries:
- a CDS encoding uncharacterized protein (ID:PFLUO_007280-T1.cds;~source:funannotate) is translated as MASQNEAAQNGTVSVDESIATKPSAINDVPAILNKIASQGKTLAEDDGPNRRQLIESARSLIHALETPREAMCRYLWSQTTVYAAIETGINIGLFKALCEGGEPKTVKTLATATGAELNFLSRILKHLGAMGVITETGPDTYQATSFAKVMTIQKYADGFPSLAECVNLSVLKLPDWVQKNGRRAPDNNLNCGTQLGYNTDLRFFDYLAANPGYTQRFMNNMSVYRKGRASWMDPGFYPVEERLIAGRNPDAPLIVDIGGSTGHDLVEFVRKYPTVDAKFVLQDRSEVIEKARTSLDPKIEPLAHDFFTEQPVKGARAYYLHSIIHNWPEEKSREILVNLAKALKPGYSKILIHDVLIPDVNADWQDTAMDVIMMMVHAAQERTVPQWHQLVESAGLKISAIFRAEKGTEALIECELP
- a CDS encoding uncharacterized protein (ID:PFLUO_007281-T1.cds;~source:funannotate); amino-acid sequence: MALVHNIIIRGYNSMYLQAPKLKPADIPDFLRYCHAWYLFVVGHHDSEEMVLFPKIEEDTGIKGIMDEDTKEHAAFHDGLEEMNTYAETCIATPSKYKGAELVKIFDSFADAFHSHLASEPLKLLALQKYKIDMKTLGDHTTQYALQRYSTTDVLPILWYNLDTKFEGGKWETFPPLPAPVKWTVVPN